CTTGCAAGGCATGCTaaagatttttcatttatttcttgCATTGGATCAGATTACTGATGTAGAGCAGTGTATTGTGTGCCGAGTAGTATTAATTTGCGTACTTGTAAATCAAGTTCTTCGTTAACGGGACAGCAAACTAACCGATAACAAGGTTCAAGTCAGCTTGAGTTCGCACATTAGCTTAGCCATTCGCAACGGGTGGCACATTAAAAAATAAGTATGCGGCCAATACGACACCAATGAGGAAAAACAATACCTATTGCAGTCTTGCACATGACATAAACAAGCAAAATACGTAGTCCAAGTAAAAGGTTCTTTATCTCCACCCCCATACCAACAAATGCTTCAAGCATGTAACATGAcaaaattgtttggtttaaagTTTGATCAGATTACAACTCATTGGATTTTGCAAGTTTCAAATTTCAGCTGCCTTCCTTGAACCAAAAAGAggaaagcaaaaaacaaaaaaggaagaagTTCAATTAGATGATCTTTATCTTTACTTCTTTACAGTTGCATTTTCTTGATGATTTGGAACCTGCAAAACTGGAAAAACGTTAGTAAATCACGGATTCACAATCCATGAACAAACCAAATCAGCAGACGAAGAGTTCTTTCAGAGTGAATTCCTAAATTACAGTCACAGTTACATTCTTTTAAGTATGTACAAGAAGCTAACAGGACCCAAATCTAAGTATGAAGTAGAGTTGTAACCGAAGTAGTATGAAATAGAGTAGTTCTCGTattaaccaaaaccaaacatttGACCTTTTGCAATGGCAACATGCtactaaattaaataataaatttggcATACGAGTTTGCGCCAAAGGAAAACCCTATGTCAGTAAATGTGTAATTCAAACAGAACATAGAAGCAACAAAACATAAATGATCATCACTGAATTAACCTATTCTCACaaaatatttatgaaacttaaataCCAGTATATACATAAGCGAAAGCATTTTCTCTTCAAATAGTTTTTGACTTGTTACTAGAATGTCAACCCGAATCAAATTTGAATTATGGTCTTAATTTATAGTAAAACAACACAATATCTGCCGAAAAAAATATTAGCTATGCTTATGTCGTATTCCAGCATAACATGTCACACAATGtttcgggaaaaaaaaaaatagggcaGATTATGATAGTACCTGGTTTTCCCTCCCGAAAAACAGCACTTGTGACAATAAAAGTCTGCATTCCTTGACAATGGCTATGATTCGGGTATGAAGCATTATTAAGTTCAAGGAATAAGCAGCCTGTATTTGGAACTACATCAGGCAGGAGCTTTAAATATCAGCAGACAAGgtgaaaaattcaaatcaaacagTGATGTACCAGTTTTCAGCCAGAGTGCTACTTTTGGAACATCTTGCTGTAGGCCTTCTTCTCTTTATCACGTCTATCAGCAATCTGCAAAAGAAATGTTTAAAACATAGTTGATTGTAAGTTGACTGTAACATCTATTGTCGCAGAATTTTTCAAGTCTGGTTTTATATACAAACCTTCTTCTTTGCAACAGCATACTCCTTTTTAATTCCAGCTGAACATCAAAAGTAAACCATAGCAAGTGTTAGCAAAAATGTAAacctaacaaaaaaaacattctcTCACTTCGTCCTTTCAAGAAACTTCTTGCTACTTGTATTTAATACTGCTAAATGCTACATATTGAAAGTATACAAAAGGTTGGATCCACATTGTTCAATTCCATTACCaatcacttttattttattgctctatagaaaaagaaagcaaacaTTTATCGTATACTGTGTTATTATCTATAGAGCACCCCaagaaaacactttttttttcttttttttccatttttgaaTGACAGCTACAATGCTATGCTCCCTCAAATCAAGTAGTTTGATCTACTAATGCTTGGCTCATGAAACTCTATCGGGCTAAAGCTCCGGGCTTCACCCCATGTTTTGTTTAGCCAGTAGTTTATCGTAGATGTGAGGGTTCTTCCTATCGCGTAAAGTCAAACCAATAAAACTGGTATCAAGATACATCATCAGGCTTATGAGAAAGGACTGTCCATACCATCATTTGGCTCCAAATCCAATGCCTTTTTGAAGCTTTCAACTGCAGCATCAACATCGTTAAGCGCCATGTATGCCTGATATGCACGAGGAACAGTCATTCGGATTCAAGAAAGCATTGGAATTGATATCTCATAGTTAACTACCAACCACACTagtaaagggaaaaaaattaaaattttactaGTAAATGACAACACAGGCCAGACCACACAGATAAGAAACTGCAAGTATAGAATTAAATGCACCAGGAAGTGAACTAATGCACTGCCATGAAGCTTAAATCGATCAGGGCCACACTGGCAAACATGCATAAACTCAAGATACTAACCTGACCTTGTCGAAACAAAGCTTTAACATTATCTTCTCCATCCCGCATTGCAAAGTCAGTGTCTAACAGTGCTCCTTTCAGATCCCCCAACTTCAACTTACAAGCCTATAACAACATACCAAGCTTGGTTACTAGTTAAAAAAAGGCACTAGGAATACAATGAAATCGGGCAAGAATAAAGGTATTAGGTAGGgttttagaaggaaaaaaaagagcaTGAGAACATCACCCCTGCACCCCACCCCCCAAACAAAAGACAACAGTTCATTTAGGAAGACTTTCAGCAgtactttaattaaaaaatattagttCAATGACTAAATTGGAAAGTTAAGTAATATGATAACTTGAACACAACGGAACTTTGTTGAGCCTTGATCACACAGAACAGTGCTACATATTACTGTAGTCCAGCCAACAGTTTTTTGATACTTAAACCTTTAAGAGACCCTTTTTTTGACAATCCAAATTCAGATAATATTGTTGTTCTGCCAGTATCAAGATAGCATACTACTACCTCCTTGCAATTTTAACTAATAAGCTCAAAATACAATACTTTAAAGCTAACACAAAAAGATAACTTGCCACTCAATACTACGGTCTGGtcatattccttttcacttgtaagtgagaggtcttaggtttgaatctcgtggaaggcgaatttgataccaaattaggttgctcattgtgtggcttagccaaactcccccccccccccccaccccccaggGATGTATCGTtgcactcaaaaaaaaaaaaaaaaaaaaaaagataacttACAGAGCTGTTTGTGAAAATCTGTGACTTGGTCTTTCTCAAACTTGAACTCTTCTCTGCAGAATCACAGGGAAACGAAGTAAATCATGAGATGGACTGGAGGCCTTGGAATAGGTAGCAAACTTGTATTCCAATATGACTAAGGAAATAAATACGTAACATAATTTGAGAAAAGCAAGTTCACCACCTTCATCAATTCCATCTTTCTCCCAGCATATATCCAGATAGCGTAAGGACTTGCGATATTTTTTAAGAGCCGTCTTATAGTCTTGTTTCTGTGAACAGTAAATAACACCTTTTTCAGTATAGATATTACTGTTTTTGTTAGAGGCTTGGGCAAAAGCATTCTAGAACAATGTTTCCTTAACAAACATATCTTAACAAATAAGTTTCCTGATATATAACTCCATATACCGAATTAGAAGATCAACGAAAGGCTGTAACTAAACATGACGCCTCATTACCTTGTAATATTCATTTCCGAAACCCTTAATTGAATCTACAGAAGTCATCCACCAAGAAAGATCTTCAGGAGTCTCATCAAGGTCAGCAGGCCAATCAGGATAAACATCACCATCCTTGAAAAGATTAGACATTCCATCATCTTCTCCCTCAGGGATTTCTCCACAATCGGCAACTATAACATCCATACTGGGGCAATCACCATCAGCTGTGGTTATGTGCTCAATTGAGCGGACAACTCCCATTCCTTTAATTACCTTCCCAAATACAACGTGTTTCCCATCCAAATGAGCTGTGCGAGTTGTCGTGATGAAAAACTGAGACCCATTGGTGTTCGGACCAGAATTAGCCATGGATAACATGCCTTTCCTTTCATGTTTCAATTCAAGATTTTCATCTTCGAATTTCATTCCGTAGATAGATTCTCCACCAGTACCATCTCCAGCGGAGATATCACCCCCTTGTATCATAAACCCTTTAATGACACGATGAAAACGGACTCCCTGGCATGACACGGAAACAGCATATGATTATAACATCAATACACTTATCCCAAGGGCAGCTTTAAGAAATGCTATACAAACTTTAAAAGCACATTGGGTACCAAAAATAAACAAGCTTGATTTGTAACCCGATTGTTCGGCCTTCTTAACAAACTTTCTCTTAGTTTAGACAGTCTGACAAGGGCAAAAACTCATCATTGTAGCAAACAATTAAACCTTTTTTATCAACACCTGCAATTCTTTGTTAAAATgtccaaaaattgcaaaacaatAGTAACTAAATGAGACTTTTCAAGAAAGTAAATGAGACCTATGGTAAATGAACTTCAGAATACTGAAACTGGTTGCACACAATCCCAATCACAAAAGCAAAAAGATTGCAGCTTTGCATGATATATATGCTTAAACAAAGATTAATCaggttattaaaaaaaaacccaataaaaaaaattcaaaatccaatAACTTCTGCATATCAATCAAGAACATCTCAGTATCTTGCAtcacaaaaacaataaataaaaacaacccAGATAAACAAACACATAGCAAAACACAAATACAGAAAGCAAACAAAAAGAGAGGACCTTGTAATGGAGAGGAACACCAGTGTTGGGGCCAATGCCCTTCTCACCAGTACAGAGAGCTCTGAAATTCTCAGCGGTTTTGGGTACCACATCGTCGAAAAGCTCGACCACTATTCTCCCTTCGAGCTCTCCTCCGATGCTAATGTCGAGAAAGCATCTTGTCCtccccatctctctctttctctcactctctctccgaGTTCTAGacttttcttcttctgtctCTCCCAGTTCTCTCTCAAACTCAAAGTGTATATAGTGGGAAACAGAGTTTAGTAAATCCCTATTTATTTCTGTCTCTCCTCCTGCCCGAGCCTACTTTTTCAATGCCGCTCTATTTtgattggtttttttcttttcttttcatatttttatttgccACTTGCTATAGGGCCCTTAAATTGTCATGTCATTCTATGAGATGTTCtaatttttggggaaaaaaataAGTTGTGATATTTAGGGAAAACAATAAGTTCTAAATTTTATGGACAAAGAAATAAGTTCTGGATTTATTGAATTCGGAGTGCTCTATTGAGTTTCGATTTTGATATAAAAGCTTTCACGTTTAGTTCAAGCGACGAGAGAGGTACGTAAGGAATTATATTTTATGGTAGGTCAAACAGTAGGTGCATTGCATTTATATGTTAATAATTTAAGAAAGATACACTTATGAATATAGAAAGTACATAACTCGTTTTGCATTCGAACTTAACACAAGGGTTGAAGCTTTCGCTAAAATTGGGTTATCCTAAATTTTGGGTGCTCGAGGAGAGCAATTAAAAGGAGTCTCTTGAGTTCTTTGGTCATCCATTATATTGTACCATTATAATAATGGTTCAAATCGGAGTTGTAGCTGTCATAAATTTACAGCAATGATTATATTTCAATCGTAGTGTGTTGTACTACACATTCATATAATTTATCGCTTTCAGTTTTTCATTATAGTAATCTAGTATTATATCATGTTTAATAAATGAGAACTGTTATTGACattctaaaaatattatttgacatTTCGTACAAGTGTatgtttatttctaaatatagaaagtttgaagtacaaaattagaattttgaaaTGCCGATAATAATTCCCTTACAAATAAGAGTTTGTAAGTGTGTTGTATGTATATAATAATGTTAATAATTGCAGAATATTATACCTATGAATATGGAAAGTGGGTTGTTGTAAGAAGGCTTGTTACAAGTTGATCACTTCATATTTAttcatacaaaataaacaagtCAACAGGCTAGAAAAAAAAGAATCTAAAAGTCATTGGTGAAGAAAAATGTTGCCAAAATGGTACGACATaacatataataaaaataatatattaatatatagtgtgtgtttttaggtttttttttttttgaaaaaaaaacaaatcactaACCAAGTGTGGTAACTTAAAATAAACTAGCGATATGAATAATTACTTATACATCatttttttaagtaaatttGAATGTATTTcaaaaaatgataagaaaagtaGTATATAAATTtatgatttatatttatatattttaatagcGATTTAGATTTATTTTGGGGCGTTTTGATATaggtatttgaattttgaattttttgaatcaaacatgtgtagcttttaaatttttaatcaaacaattttctactaatttttaatttaaaaattattattgtaTAATATTCATTTTATGaattagttcacaaattaatatCACAAATCTCTTAAAACCACAACAaatatcctatcttatcttatcacaATTCGtttgaaaagaaatttttttaactcaagtattatttcttttgttttaaattctaaaaaacATCAAATTTCCTATACAATTATGAGATATAACATGCATGTAtattatgacacaccccgaccgagatcggagcgtgctggccgtcacacaaaggtgacgtagccatgtgcacgtgcggaagctaataaagtagtaatataaaagtacgaataattcaaaactagcatacaaggtactaatataagtgctagtaagtgatatACAAAATCAGAGCAGGTCTAAAGTAGTCCAAACAAAAACgataacagtagtacgcccgaaggcgaccctacaaagTGGAGTGTccgtcagaacgccgaaaagctctcaagggaaaccaccgcaacggctaagcaactagaacctggaggggcgcaaaacaaaagcgtgagtgggcaaaaacaaagctctttgaaaaccatttagcaaaatacaatctaacccctcgccgtaaaacctgtatacttcccagaaaataaacatatgtacgtatgtataaacatgcacaacatgctcaaggatatgccaatcatgctcaagatatgccatgccaaagcctcaatatgaatgtaagtgcccaggtataaatcatatcaacatcataacatctggcagccggagtcacctaacgtgacctgtacggctgcatctagagctcaaatctcaactctaaaactgaacctgcccacgagtcggaaccactcaaggtggtctgtacgacaggcctgggtgtaacatatatatatatatatacgctctagtgctacgatcacgtgaagactgtgcgactaatcacgggtcacctacaggtcggaaccacctaatgtggtctgtacgacaggcctatgcacctaacttggatccaagctgagcgtgtggtgcgggaggtgaacatcacgtgaaggactgtgccctactctgggcgggagcactaacaccgggggtgcaggttatgagctctctaggcatctcaaaccactactgaaacataaacgtgaatgtcacttacctggcacttacctgcgcgtccacagcacccaatatgcatatgtatatgtataccactaataatgcatgcaatgatgcgtaaacgataataataaagtgcatggcataatgtaaataatCCTTTTTAAAGAATTTCTgagaatataaatgtatataggtatatacggaaaacaaaagcccactcactggtatgtagaagggtcgtagcccccctgtctcgcgtgtgcacgctcgtcctcggggtacgtgtcacctaaatgcgaaacaactataaaaacgttaactttaaagcacataacccgtttctcgtaacaacttctcatacattgctcaaaatggacaaatgaatatacccacgtgctctacacaacctcaggatcacaaccatacttttaaaataatttttggaccccacacgcgcccccacgcgccagcacaggcacggacctacgcgccccccatgcgtggccacgtgccaggcacactgacggtgtcaacagacgccgtcaggaatattccgttaaactgacggaatattccgttaaaactaaccggatccgttaacggcgttaggaatattccgtcagaattgacggaatatttcgtcgccttcttcattcgatcgccggcgacgtcgccggcgccggaaactgggaaaatcTGCAACTTAGGTTTTCTCGCTCATTTTTCATccgtttttcgtgattcttggaccaaatgaaagccctagactagtagaacatgtcccaacaagttttaagggctaaaactaagagattatacctgtccaaaaactccaaactcggccaacttcgaaccaggtcttcccgacgtccaaattcgtccaacgagctactccgacgctcctgggaacctcacaaacacaactacgagctcagaaaacccaaaaacttaaagtacaaactttgcatgaacagtacccaaaaCGGCCATTgatgaaacgacgtgaaaaccaaggatttctcacctgaaaatggtatggctgagctcgcctcgacctcacgagtcgaatggtgtagttggttccttcgatctgtgatggtttgagtgttttttatgtttgtccgtacgtcgaaggaagaagaagaagaagaaagggagagagagagacacgggacagagacagagagagggtgAAGAGAGATAGTGtatgtgcaggtgtgtgtgtggcccaacacatgccaccacacacaaaacaaccccacAATGTGACGAAaaacacactaggggcaaaattgtaatttcatacgtacgtttcgatatttcctgGACgagatgtcacaaccttcccaccttaaaagaatttcgtcccgaaattcaaaacaaccaagtaaCAGCCCCTTGTGGTTAAAGAACaaacgaggatacaaatccctcattcgatcttctgtctcccacgttGCTTCCTCAAgggaatgattcctccacaaaaccttcactaaattcactgtcttgttcctcagaaccttctctttccaatctagtATCGTCACCGGCTCCTCGTCGTACGTCAGatctgggttaatctcaagcagttgaggaggtatcacatgagatggatcagcaacatagtgtcggagcatagacacgtgaaaaacattatgcactctagccaactccggaggcaactccaacctgtaagctacctcaccaactcgttctgtgaccacgtatggtccgatgtacctgggactcaacttccccttctttccgaaccgcacaacacctctccacggtgaaagcttcagaaatacccaatctccgacctcatatgctctgtccgtagcatgccgatccgctagactcttctgcctgtcctgagctgctttcaggttagacttgatcACCTGAAcgttctgagtagtctcctcaacaatctctggacctactaagactctttctccaacctctgaccaacacaacggtgtgcgacaagctctgccatacaaggcctcaaatggcgccatgccaatgcttgaatgaaaactgttgttgtaagcaaattccatcaaatctaaccgctggtgccaagcgtcaccaaactgcaacaccgaagctcgcagcatatcctccaaggtctggatagttctctctgactgcccgtcggtctgtggatgatatgccgtactataaagtaatctcgtgcccaaagcttcctggaaagctacccaaaacttcgatgtaaatcgtggatctcgatccgaaacaatactcacagggacaccgtggtacttcacaaccttcgagatgaacaactccgctaaacggctcaaagaatacttctctctcactggaataaaatgagccgacttagtgagtcgatcaacgatcacccaaatgccgtcaaagccattatgtgtacgtgggagcttgtacacaaaatccatggtgatattttcccatttccattcgggaacgggaagcggctgcaacaacccaaacggcttcttcctctctgctttaacttgctgacaaacagcacatctgctcacatactcggctatctccctcttcatacccggccaataataaaatggtcgaatggtatgatacattttcgtagctcctggatgcatggcataagccgagatatgcgcttcatcgagaatttctttcctcaactccacactcttaggcacgaacattctaccttctagcatcaacatgccatccgaatcacgaactctgaggtctcgcctctttccttgatctcgagcttgaataagttcttgagtctcctgatcagctacttgggcttcaagcaccCTATCAACAAGTACcggcctaacttggaaattagcaagtgataggagcatttttatgcgacttaattggcttgttctcatgcatttatgttgtttttccttagttagtttagtgtttaaagtcattttcgtgcaatttcaggttttagtgtcaaagtatgcaaaaagaagcaatttggagcattctagagcatttttgggccaagattggatagtgcaagcatggaggcataaggatggacgaatttgaaggcttgaattcagttagggagctgcaagggggcctaaaaaaaccttatttctagaaggctttatctaatcacacatggtgcctaatttctagcttgtctcctagccgtcctagcttgtctcctagccgtcctaccttgtctcctagccgtcctagcttgtcactagccgtcctaccttgtctcctagccgtcctagcttgtctcctagccgtcctagcttgtcactagccgtcctagcttgtctcctagccgtcctagcttgtcactagccgtcctagcttgtcactagccgtcctagcttgtctcctagccgtcctagcttgtctcctagccgtcctaccttgtctcctaccttgtccaagctacacacatatatcctttaagtgtttcaactaagttcaaaaacctttcctagccctataaataaggctttgcagcaaggcacttggggggatcactcattcacccaattttcgtccattcatctagccacaccactctccacatcctaaaatcctagaaacacaattccaaccaaacactacaccttgccgtgcctatcctccatccaattccataatccctgatcctaaaacacatcccaaccatcccatccacctttgtgccgtagcaaggagaaagaaggaaggactcttggatgctcaagcttcgtcgttggtgcattctaggtgtaattcgttttatgatttcaatgtttaatttattttcctttcattttgctatgaacatgagtggctaaacccctattggttaggggtgatttcgaagccataactatgtgtgcaagttgatttgataaattccagttatgagttcttgaatcgtgaatgcaattggcttaactgtgcgagtaataacgtatttgtgtttgttaattaggggtcgacacttaattggcttgcatgaatatgatgctagaatataagtttgtttcacataattggcacacacttatatgcacaagtagtgaagattgctagtcacaatcgcgttaagttcaattcctagcataagtgtcatgatgtcatagtcacaagtgctttgttaatgcttatagttttcattgaacgtaatgatctttgattgcatctttattatgatgtcatgtaaggaacttttgaagaatgctttgggttgtcgtatgatgtcatccaattcaataacacaaggaaaacttgagaattaactagtgatgtcacggttaatttggggcattgtcattcataattctatgaaggaataactggaaatcgagtcatttgcatacttgtcatgtgtggagaaagaacccctaactagtccatcatccattaaaaaccccaaaaacgtttcaagatcagttttactttgcaatctgttttctcaactttaatttcgtccaaatcaaatccccctttgctttgaagtctcaatttagttagaaattgttttggttcatgtttttaagtgttttgagtcatgttttcaaccaatttcgtccaaattagtgtaggtgctcaaaactgcccagaaagtggtttttaggcagttttgagtcttctagttgctgttttgagtttttgttttgttttagtgttttaactttggtttttcattctttgagtccaaattagtgtttttaactttgttttggacttcttaggtcagttttcaagagtttagcaatccctcctaatccccggttttgaacgatccctacttacatactttgctacaattgtcagaagagggtttaatttgtgtgcttaatatatttcgcatcagcAAGTAaggccacttctcgatcttcggcttctagccttactcccgtagtacgcaagtccaccaaaagaggagcacgactagcgtacaacgcattaatacggccctgtgacttcctgctaagtgcatcagccactacgttcgcacgaccaggatgataatcaatcgtgcaatcgtaatcgctgagcaactccaaccacctccgctggcGAAGATTAAGCTCCTTCTGTGTAAAAagatactggagactcttgtgatctgtaaagatcctgcacttttctccgtaaagataatgcctccacaacttcaacgcaaaaatgatagcagccaactccaaatcatgtgtagggtaattcgactcatgaggtttcaactgccgcgaagcataagcaatcaccctaccatgctgcatcaatacacatcccagaccattcaaggaagcatcgctataaacctcgaaatcaccactatcgtctgggagtgccaaaacaggtgcatgagtgagacaatgcttcaactatTGGAAACTCCgctcacacctatcatcccactcaaatttaacatccttcctcgttaacctcgtcagtggtaaggcaatcaccgaaaaatccttaacgaatctccgataataccctgccaatccaaggaaacttctcacctcggtgacggttcgcggttgctcccaactctctaccgctgcaaccttctgagggtcaaccaaaataccctgagcagaaatgacgtgccccaagaacgcaacttggtctaaccagaactggcacttgctaaacttagcatatagttGGTGTTCCCttaaccttttcaacaccaaagtaagatgtcgaacatgctccgctttcgacttagaatacaccagaatatcgtcaatgaagacaatgacaaatctatccaagtaaggctggaatactcggttcatcaaatccataaaggcggctggtgcattcgtcaacccaaatggcataaccagaaactcgtaatgaccgtaacgagtcctgaacgccgtcttagggacatcatccctactgatcttcagctgatagtacccagacctcaagtctatcttagaaaacacacaagcacctctcagctgatcgaacaaatcatcgatacgaggcaatggataaaggtttttaatcgtcacccgattgagttgcctgtaatcgatgcacagcctcaaagttccatccttcttcctcacaaacagcactggagcgccccaaggcgaagtactaggttggataaatcccttatccactaactcttgcagctgaactttcaattctcttaactccgcgggagccatacgataaggagttaaagaaatgggattggtacctggaagtaattcaatagtgaactctacgtctcgatctgggggtaaaccaggtaaatcctcgggaaaaacatcagggaagtgtctgaccactctcacatcctccaTTCTGCTAGTAACAGTCTCTTCTAA
This genomic stretch from Pyrus communis chromosome 2, drPyrComm1.1, whole genome shotgun sequence harbors:
- the LOC137726407 gene encoding peptidyl-prolyl cis-trans isomerase CYP40, producing the protein MGRTRCFLDISIGGELEGRIVVELFDDVVPKTAENFRALCTGEKGIGPNTGVPLHYKGVRFHRVIKGFMIQGGDISAGDGTGGESIYGMKFEDENLELKHERKGMLSMANSGPNTNGSQFFITTTRTAHLDGKHVVFGKVIKGMGVVRSIEHITTADGDCPSMDVIVADCGEIPEGEDDGMSNLFKDGDVYPDWPADLDETPEDLSWWMTSVDSIKGFGNEYYKKQDYKTALKKYRKSLRYLDICWEKDGIDEEKSSSLRKTKSQIFTNSSACKLKLGDLKGALLDTDFAMRDGEDNVKALFRQGQAYMALNDVDAAVESFKKALDLEPNDAGIKKEYAVAKKKIADRRDKEKKAYSKMFQK